A DNA window from Rhodococcus sp. Z13 contains the following coding sequences:
- a CDS encoding sulfate/molybdate ABC transporter ATP-binding protein, whose product MITVTGARKNYGDFAALDDVDIEIPSGSLTALLGPSGSGKSTLLRSIAGLETLDHGTVRIAGKDVTDVTPQKRDIGFVFQHYAAFKHMTVRENVAFGLKIRKRPKAEITKRVDDLLEIVGLGGFQNRYPAQLSGGQRQRMALARALAVDPQVLLLDEPFGALDAKVRADLRTWLRRLHDEVHVTTVLVTHDQEEALDVADRIAVMNAGRIEQIGAPDELYDRPANTFVMSFLGTVSKLNGVLVRPHDIRLARQPELPAAEQGEAGTGVIRSTVERVVRLGFEVRVELRNDATGELFTTQITRGEAQDLGLVAGDTVYAHAPIGVRDGADTPA is encoded by the coding sequence ATGATCACCGTCACCGGGGCGCGGAAGAACTACGGCGACTTCGCCGCACTCGACGACGTCGACATCGAGATCCCCTCGGGGTCGCTCACCGCTCTGCTCGGCCCCTCGGGCTCGGGGAAGTCCACCCTGCTGCGGTCCATCGCCGGTCTCGAGACCCTCGACCACGGCACGGTCCGCATCGCCGGCAAGGACGTCACCGACGTGACCCCGCAGAAACGCGACATCGGCTTCGTGTTCCAGCACTACGCGGCCTTCAAGCACATGACCGTCCGCGAGAACGTCGCGTTCGGCCTGAAGATCCGCAAGCGGCCCAAGGCGGAGATCACCAAGCGCGTCGACGACCTGCTCGAGATCGTCGGACTCGGTGGTTTCCAGAACCGCTATCCGGCCCAGCTGTCCGGCGGTCAGCGCCAGCGCATGGCCCTGGCGCGCGCCCTCGCCGTCGACCCGCAGGTGCTGCTGCTCGACGAACCGTTCGGTGCCCTCGACGCCAAGGTCCGCGCCGACCTGCGCACCTGGCTGCGCCGCCTCCACGACGAGGTGCACGTGACCACCGTGCTCGTCACCCACGACCAGGAGGAGGCGCTCGACGTCGCCGACCGCATCGCGGTGATGAACGCCGGTCGCATCGAGCAGATCGGCGCGCCCGACGAGCTCTACGACCGGCCCGCGAACACCTTCGTGATGTCCTTCCTCGGCACGGTGTCGAAGCTCAACGGTGTGCTGGTGCGTCCGCACGACATCCGGCTGGCGCGGCAGCCCGAGCTGCCGGCCGCGGAGCAGGGCGAGGCCGGGACCGGCGTGATCCGGTCGACCGTCGAGCGGGTGGTGAGGCTCGGCTTCGAGGTGCGCGTGGAACTGCGCAACGACGCGACGGGGGAGCTGTTCACCACCCAGATCACGCGGGGGGAGGCGCAGGATCTCGGTCTCGTCGCCGGCGACACCGTCTACGCGCACGCCCCGATCGGAGTGCGCGACGGGGCCGACACGCCGGCCTGA
- the cysW gene encoding sulfate ABC transporter permease subunit CysW, with the protein MKPSLASRLSLRFVALAYLLVLLIVPIGVILYRTFENGVMAFVESISTPAAISALNLSLLIVAIVVPVNVIFGIVVALALVRGRFPGRGLLQAVVDLPFAVSPIVVGVALIMLWGANGWFGAIENLGFKVIFGLPGMVLATIFVTLPFVVREVEPVLREIGEEQEQAAATLGADAWQTFWRITLPAIRWGLTYGIVLTVARALGEFGAVIMVSSGFPGVSQTLTLLVHARYIDDHNTFGAYSAATLLMAIAVIVLLLMTLLDRKRSTE; encoded by the coding sequence GTGAAACCGTCCCTCGCTTCGCGCCTGTCGCTGCGCTTCGTCGCCCTGGCCTACCTGCTCGTGCTGCTGATCGTGCCCATCGGCGTGATCCTCTACCGCACCTTCGAGAACGGCGTCATGGCGTTCGTCGAGTCGATCAGCACCCCCGCGGCGATCTCGGCGCTGAACCTGTCGCTGCTGATCGTCGCGATCGTCGTGCCGGTGAACGTGATCTTCGGCATCGTCGTCGCGCTCGCCCTCGTGCGCGGCCGCTTCCCGGGACGCGGTCTCCTGCAGGCCGTCGTGGACCTGCCCTTCGCCGTGTCCCCGATCGTCGTGGGTGTCGCCCTGATCATGCTGTGGGGCGCCAACGGCTGGTTCGGTGCGATCGAGAATCTCGGCTTCAAGGTGATCTTCGGACTGCCCGGCATGGTCCTCGCCACCATCTTCGTGACCCTGCCGTTCGTCGTCCGTGAGGTCGAACCGGTGCTGCGCGAGATCGGGGAGGAACAGGAACAGGCCGCCGCGACCCTCGGCGCCGACGCCTGGCAGACCTTCTGGCGCATAACCCTACCCGCGATCCGCTGGGGCCTGACCTACGGCATCGTCCTCACCGTGGCCCGCGCGCTCGGCGAGTTCGGCGCCGTCATCATGGTCTCGTCCGGATTCCCCGGCGTCTCGCAGACCCTGACCCTGCTCGTGCACGCCCGGTACATCGACGACCACAACACCTTCGGCGCCTACAGCGCCGCCACCCTGCTCATGGCCATCGCAGTGATCGTGCTGTTGCTGATGACCCTGCTCGACCGCAAGAGGAGCACCGAATGA